The nucleotide window CTCACCGATCGTGAGCGAGCGAGGCCGACTCCTCGAACGAATTTATGGCGATGGGATCAAACCCGCGACACAGTGTGCTGGAACCCATATTCACTTCGACGCCGTGGACATCCCGCGGCAGGTGAACCTCCTGACCGCGCTCGACCCGGTGCTCGCACTCGTAAGCTCCTCCCCGTTCTACGCGGGCGAACATCCGATGCACAGCGCGCGTCCGTACGCGTATCGCTCGCTCTGCGGCGATGCGTTCACTCGATTTCGCGACCTCCAGGAGTACACGGTCGACACCGCCACGTGGGACGAGCGACTCGCCGGTGAATACGAGACGTTTCGGACGCTCGCGGCCGACCGAGGCGTTTCCGAGGCCGAATTCAGGGCCCACTTCCAACCCGAGAACGCGATGCCGATGCCGGTACGCGTCCGACGACGGTTCTCTACTGTCGAATGGCGGGCACCCGATACGGCTCTGCCATCCCAGGTAGTGCGACTCGCCATGGACATGTCCCGAATCGTCGAGCAAACGGCCTCGAAGTCCGTCGAAGTCGGCGAACCGGGTATCGACACCGATCGAATCCGGATCCCTGCCTTCGAGGAGCTTCTGCAGCTCACGGCAGCCGCGATGGAAGACGGGCTCCAGTCCCCGGTAGTGTGGGAGTATCTCGAAGCGATGACCATCGATCCAGCCGACTACCGACCGATTGCCGACGAGATCGACCGGCACTCTCCCATCTCGGTTGCCGACGCGCGACGCATTCGACTCGAATACGCCGACCGACTCGAACGCGACGTCGCGACGCTGTCGATGGGTACCGAAACACGACAGCACTCACCGCCGAGCATCCTGACGGACGGTCTGCAGGCTGCAACCGAGCGGCTGCGACCGTGGTGAGTGTCGTGAAAGCAGGTTCCCGTTGTGGGTACCCGTCGGCTCGACCAGCTACTCACCCACGGTATCGACGCAGCTACAAGAGACAGATCGATGGTGGTGTCTGAGGGATTGCTTGTGGCTAACACGAGGCCGCTTTTATCGAATTCCGGGACAGTGTGACAGAAGCACACATATAATGTGTCCGGGGTATTGGAGGCATCAACGCCAGAGTGGGTGTAGGTGGTTGGGATGAAGTATGCAAGCCAGTGGACGGAGAACTCCACACCGGGGAAGGAGACTCGTACGTCCGAACAGAGCCGTCATCAGCGCCGAGGGGATCGAGCATCGAGGGGGACCGGGCGATGAGCCTCATCGCGACCTACCGAGTCGACACCCCGGTCTACGACTCGCTTTTCGAGGAGGTCCCCGACCTCCGACTCGAGATCGAGCAAGTCGTCGCGTGCAGTCCCGACACCCTCTCGGTGACGGTCTGGGCTGAGACGGACCACTGGACGGCGTTCGAAACCGAACTCGAACGCTCGGATATCATGCACGGAAACCGGTATCTCCGCTCGGAAGACGACCGAGCACTCTACCAGATTCGGGTGCCCGTTTCGGCGACCAGCTACTGGGACTGGACCTCCCTCGGGAGTGTCCTCCTCGGTGCGACCATCACGCGTCACGGAGCGACGGTCCGAATGGAGTTCCCAGATCATGAAGCCCTGAGTACGTATCGGGACTGGTGTCTCGAANGCGACCATCACGCGTCACGGAGCGACGGTCCGAATGGAGTTCCCAGATCATGAAGCCCTGAGTACGTATCGGGACTGGTGTCTCGAACACGATAGAGACTTCTCGCTGAACAGCCTTACCGACGCTCGCTCGGAGTCTACGCTCGACTCCCAGTCCCTCACGTCATCGCAGCGCGAGATCCTTTCGTTGGCTATCGAACATGGGTACTTCGGTATTCCGCGTGGGATCAGCATGGTCGAGCTCGCTGCGGAGTGTGGGGTCTCCGACCAGGCGGCATCCGAGCGGCTCCGGCGTGGTCTCTCGAATCTTCTCGGAAACGGCATATTCGAGACCCTCTGGGCCGCGCCTTCAGAAGACGCTCTCGAAGCAGAGTAAGTGGCACCCGGTCAGTACGGTGGTTGGAAGTACTGACCGAGGGCCACTCCTCCCTTCTACCCCATCGGCTAAAGACCTTTTGTGAGGATTCGGGTGACAGGAACGCCGCTCGCTCAACACGGGCCCGTTCAACGACTTGGACCGTTCGTGAAGCGGGTGAGTTTGCTTGGAACAGCACCGCAGGGAGGGGCCGATTCGGGGAGAGACATATACGCGCTCACGACGGACTACGCAATCGGTGGTTGGACCATGGTAAGCGCGGTCGAAGCGGAGGCGATAGAGCTGCTCCAGGAGCTCGGGCTCAAGGAGTACGAAGCGAAGTGTTTCGCGGCACTCACGAGGCTCCCATTCNGAGCTGCTCCAGGAGCTCGGGCTCAAGGAGTACGAAGCGAAGTGTTTCGCGGCACTCACGAGGCTCCCATTCGGGACGGCGAAGGAGATCAGCGACACCGCGGAGGTTCCCCGTACCCGCGTCTACGAGGCCGTTCGAGTCCTCGAATCCAAGGGATTGGTCGAGATCCAGCAGGGGAATCCACAGTATTTCCGCGCCGTCGGGGTCAACGAGGCGGTCGTCGTGCTCGCAAACCGCTATTCGTCGCGCATCGACGAACTGGACCAGGCGCTGCACGACGTCGAGAGTCGACAGG belongs to Halococcus hamelinensis 100A6 and includes:
- a CDS encoding bacterio-opsin activator domain-containing protein, which produces MSLIATYRVDTPVYDSLFEEVPDLRLEIEQVVACSPDTLSVTVWAETDHWTAFETELERSDIMHGNRYLRSEDDRALYQIRVPVSATSYWDWTSLGSVLLGATITRHGATVRMEFPDHEALSTYRDWCLEXDHHASRSDGPNGVPRS
- a CDS encoding helix-turn-helix domain-containing protein, whose protein sequence is MEFPDHEALSTYRDWCLEHDRDFSLNSLTDARSESTLDSQSLTSSQREILSLAIEHGYFGIPRGISMVELAAECGVSDQAASERLRRGLSNLLGNGIFETLWAAPSEDALEAE